A single Opisthocomus hoazin isolate bOpiHoa1 chromosome 1, bOpiHoa1.hap1, whole genome shotgun sequence DNA region contains:
- the LOC104333928 gene encoding cell surface glycoprotein CD200 receptor 1-A, with amino-acid sequence MKIAGKTMCVFVLLTITRLMRTVGNNRVSATVGSSSELNCSHKSNITMVTWKISPTVGGPCTMGYRADQNKTDRTNCSDSMNWKFRPDGDPTLEIRHVGIAHEGNYTCELVTTEGNFHKTYYLTVLVPPRLALYCDNHGDPVCEAAAGKPAAQVAWVLDSNSTPREEGHDNGTVTVLSKLTARSTNMTNATCIVSHPAGNQSKTIACHPSKNNVFILYVSIILCFLSITTFMAVIYYFKLHSDRLCHKTKPLESAPVHTPQDDTMEVEPYTTYVQKENTIYNSVSDLTVGQNLPQGLSLAT; translated from the exons gGAACAACAGAGTGTCAGCGACAGTAGGTAGCAGCTCTGAGCTCAACTGCTCTCACAAATCAAATATAACTATGGTAACATGGAAAATCAGCCCCACGGTTGGAGGCCCCTGCACCATGGGATACAGGGCTGATCAGAACAAGACAGACAGAACAAACTGCAGTGACAGCATGAACTGGAAATTCAGACCAGACGGGGATCCTACCCTTGAGATACGGCACGTGGGAATAGCCCATGAGGGAAACTATACCTGCGAACTAGTAACAACAGAAGGGAATTTCCACAAGACGTACTACCTGACCGTGCTAG TGCCCCCCAGGCTGGCCCTGTACTGTGACAACCACGGGGACCCCGTGTGCGAGGCGGCAGCAGGGAAGCCGGCTGCTCAGGTCGCGTGGGTCCTAGACAGCAACTCCACCCCCAGGGAAGAAGGCCATGACAACGGGACAGTGACTGTTCTCAGCAAGTTGACAGCACGCAGCACCAACATGACTAATGCAACCTGCATTGTGTCCCACCCAGCAGGGAACCAGAGCAAGACCATAGCTTGCCATCCCTCAA AGAACAACGTCTTTATCCTGTATGTCTCCATCATTCTTTGTTTCCTGAGCATTACCACCTTCATGGCTGTCATTTACTATTTTAAGCTCCACAGTGACAG actGTGCCACAAAACCAAACCTCTTGAGTCTGCTCCTGTACATACTCCACAG GATGACACAATGGAAGTGGAACCTTATACTACTTAtgtgcagaaggaaaacacaatTTACAACTCAGTGTCTGATCTGACAGTGGGGCAGAATCTTCCACAAGGACTGTCGCTAGCAACATGA